Proteins encoded in a region of the Prochlorothrix hollandica PCC 9006 = CALU 1027 genome:
- a CDS encoding PEP-utilizing enzyme, whose amino-acid sequence MDTTQGLSLRWLDRLQEPDRDVVGTKALLLGQLQQQGYGVPQGFVIPATLCQQFLDQVAWSIPLLKDFPHSSLHVGVDNALQLHQVSQQLQRDLLNQPWPEPWIQALADGLQQLASPYVILRPCGLSPHPLATGQMERGRSPSMAVNSGSGGRSPRPRQRRQSSPVPLETTGLLSAQICPGHVNPCVAHLKRMWADLFRATNLLYWQRQELRLESLALGVLVQPLIPALATGTVEVLGDQAWIEATWGLGLSLVRGEVTPDRYHWQLQGEKVSQTLGQKGIAYHYRDLDRDLDRNLDRNLDRNLDRDLAETLTLPSDCRDRDSLPHLMPQPLDWHQAHQAVLEPAQIAALGQGALDLARRLRVAPSMGLHLEWGLGLDSPLCDQPSPIPQLWWLQCQIKAHTPGLEPATRPQPNPDSYCGQGVSAGTHIGRVWFGLDDQEQREPGDDAIAATRAEPGGRSLVGTHGKDRILVVPRVTVALVPLLVRCGGLVTEQGGQTSHGAILARELGIPAVVGVSGICQRLRSGQWLKVDGDRGELQPIADPKAADPGSQGEIEGPVPRDPNPTPTVPPTIPPTIPPESWESAVTGTRIWLSVSHPHTLGLGSLGEAAIDPAPDAPDAPLALPQSAAPLTVDGIGVLRAEWFFLDLLDQQHPHQWLAQGRRDELRDRLVARLRTVLDWIAPRPLLYRSFDFRAPEFAQWHHNSQGDPAAAHRPFLQDPYLDPAVFDLELAVMAELRQNPSHRAALGLLLPFVRTVEEFQYRQHQVQQAQLAGAPPLPLWIMAEVPSVLMLLPAYQQAGVQGIVVGCNDLGRLLLAVDRDTPLSSHDPFHQPAVQQAIVHLIRQAHQLGLPCVVAAAGSALGPDLLADWVRAGVKGVAIEARAVDSVHHWLNQVERRFLLEVAQGQRH is encoded by the coding sequence GTGGATACAACACAAGGCTTATCCCTACGGTGGCTCGACCGTTTGCAGGAGCCAGATCGCGATGTCGTTGGGACAAAAGCCCTGTTACTGGGACAACTGCAACAGCAGGGCTATGGGGTGCCCCAGGGCTTTGTCATCCCCGCCACCCTCTGCCAGCAATTTTTAGACCAAGTGGCCTGGTCCATCCCCCTCCTGAAAGATTTTCCCCATTCCAGTCTCCATGTAGGCGTGGATAACGCCCTGCAACTGCACCAGGTCTCCCAACAACTGCAGCGGGATCTCCTGAATCAGCCCTGGCCGGAACCCTGGATTCAAGCGTTAGCCGACGGGTTGCAGCAGTTGGCCAGCCCCTATGTGATCCTGCGACCCTGTGGCCTGTCCCCCCACCCCTTGGCCACGGGGCAGATGGAGAGGGGGCGATCGCCCAGCATGGCTGTCAATAGTGGCTCCGGCGGGCGATCGCCGCGCCCCAGACAGCGGCGGCAATCCTCTCCCGTCCCCCTGGAAACCACAGGACTACTGTCCGCCCAGATTTGCCCCGGCCACGTCAACCCCTGTGTGGCCCACCTCAAGCGGATGTGGGCCGATTTATTTCGGGCCACCAACCTGCTCTATTGGCAGCGCCAAGAGTTGCGCCTAGAGTCCCTGGCCCTGGGGGTGTTGGTGCAGCCCCTGATCCCGGCCCTGGCCACGGGCACGGTGGAGGTGCTGGGGGATCAAGCTTGGATTGAAGCCACCTGGGGCTTAGGACTGTCCTTGGTGCGGGGGGAAGTGACCCCCGATCGCTACCATTGGCAACTCCAAGGGGAGAAGGTGTCCCAAACCCTGGGCCAGAAGGGCATTGCCTATCACTACAGGGATCTAGACAGGGATCTAGACAGAAATCTAGATAGAAATCTAGACAGAAATCTAGATAGAGATCTAGCAGAGACCCTGACTCTCCCCTCGGACTGCCGCGATCGAGACTCCCTGCCGCACCTGATGCCCCAGCCCTTGGACTGGCACCAGGCTCACCAGGCCGTGCTGGAACCCGCCCAAATTGCTGCCCTCGGTCAAGGGGCGTTAGACCTGGCCCGTCGGCTGCGGGTCGCCCCCAGCATGGGGTTACATCTGGAATGGGGGTTGGGTCTAGACAGCCCCCTCTGTGACCAGCCCAGCCCGATTCCCCAGTTGTGGTGGCTCCAGTGCCAAATCAAAGCCCATACCCCAGGACTGGAGCCAGCAACGCGACCCCAGCCCAACCCTGACTCCTACTGTGGGCAGGGGGTTTCCGCCGGTACCCACATCGGTCGGGTGTGGTTTGGTCTGGACGATCAGGAACAGCGGGAGCCGGGGGATGACGCGATCGCCGCAACCCGTGCCGAACCCGGTGGTCGTTCCCTGGTTGGCACCCATGGCAAGGACAGAATTTTGGTGGTGCCACGGGTGACCGTGGCCCTGGTGCCCCTCCTGGTCCGCTGTGGGGGCTTGGTGACGGAGCAAGGGGGCCAAACCTCCCATGGGGCGATTTTGGCGCGGGAGTTGGGGATTCCGGCGGTGGTGGGGGTGTCGGGGATTTGTCAACGCCTGCGATCGGGGCAGTGGCTCAAGGTGGACGGCGATCGGGGCGAACTCCAGCCGATCGCGGACCCTAAGGCTGCGGATCCTGGTTCTCAGGGGGAGATCGAGGGTCCCGTTCCCCGCGATCCAAACCCCACCCCGACGGTTCCCCCGACGATCCCCCCGACGATCCCCCCAGAATCCTGGGAATCAGCCGTCACCGGTACCCGGATCTGGCTCAGTGTCAGCCATCCCCACACATTGGGGTTAGGATCCCTGGGGGAAGCCGCGATCGACCCCGCCCCAGATGCCCCGGATGCCCCCCTAGCGCTGCCCCAATCCGCTGCCCCCCTGACGGTGGATGGCATTGGCGTGCTGCGGGCAGAATGGTTTTTCTTAGATCTCTTAGACCAACAGCATCCCCACCAGTGGCTCGCCCAGGGCCGTCGGGACGAACTGCGGGACCGTCTCGTGGCACGGCTGCGCACTGTCCTCGACTGGATTGCTCCCCGTCCTCTGCTGTACCGTAGCTTTGACTTCCGCGCCCCTGAGTTTGCCCAGTGGCACCACAACAGCCAGGGGGATCCCGCCGCCGCCCATCGGCCCTTTTTGCAGGATCCCTACCTCGATCCGGCAGTGTTTGATCTGGAGTTGGCGGTCATGGCTGAGCTACGCCAGAACCCCAGCCACCGAGCAGCCCTGGGGCTGTTGTTGCCCTTTGTGCGCACCGTTGAAGAGTTTCAGTATCGCCAGCACCAAGTCCAGCAGGCCCAGCTAGCCGGTGCCCCGCCTCTGCCCCTCTGGATCATGGCGGAGGTGCCGTCGGTGTTGATGCTGTTGCCGGCCTACCAGCAGGCGGGGGTTCAGGGCATTGTGGTGGGTTGCAATGATTTGGGGCGGTTGCTCTTGGCCGTCGATCGCGATACCCCCCTCAGTAGCCATGATCCCTTCCACCAACCGGCGGTACAGCAGGCCATTGTCCACCTGATCCGCCAAGCCCACCAGTTGGGTCTGCCCTGTGTGGTGGCGGCAGCAGGATCGGCCCTGGGTCCTGACCTGTTGGCAGACTGGGTTCGGGCGGGGGTCAAGGGGGTGGCGATCGAAGCCAGGGCTGTGGATTCCGTCCACCACTGGCTCAACCAAGTAGAGCGGCGGTTCCTGTTGGAGGTGGCCCAGGGGCAGCGGCACTAA
- a CDS encoding sensor histidine kinase, which produces MFQATRRRLALWYTALTAVLLLLFASSFYFYVRHTLIERIDDTLSHVAEVVERSLVIEAAPDGLVWMIDGHVSQQVNVEASFRNNILFSNDDDHIDLEWFSAQGTLLWSTFSDPLDLEFHGDRKGETVAIQPGLYGEEILLRQMTLPVQLGRQILGYLRVSHPWFEVTKPIRQLFWDLCSGLALVLGAVTAMGWFLSGLAIRPVQESYQHLKQFTADASHELRNPIAIIQANVQATLAEPLPDAHVQQQLQVVERLTRRLGRLVDDLLFLARQDSGMVQPQWSRVDLDEVLLEVVEEQEANALDRQITISLDFPDIPPGPGDDNSDPLSPARPPNSAPGSPEPQGLVTETGFQLRGDREQLARLFTNLISNAIQYTPQGGEVQVILHQDPPVVVRGKGLATWGVAVVDTGAGIAAEDLPHVFDRFYRVDPARCRQGSQGSGLGLAIVQAIAQAHQGHVQVQSQLHQGSRFTVTLPALPGE; this is translated from the coding sequence ATGTTCCAAGCCACCCGCCGCCGCCTTGCCCTGTGGTACACCGCCCTCACAGCAGTGCTGCTGTTGCTGTTTGCCAGTAGTTTTTATTTTTATGTGCGCCACACCCTCATTGAGCGCATTGATGACACCTTAAGCCATGTGGCGGAAGTGGTGGAGCGTTCCCTGGTCATTGAAGCAGCCCCCGATGGCTTGGTCTGGATGATCGATGGCCATGTGTCCCAACAGGTGAACGTGGAAGCCAGTTTCCGCAATAACATTCTCTTCAGTAACGACGATGACCATATTGATCTGGAATGGTTCAGTGCCCAAGGAACCCTGCTGTGGTCCACCTTTTCCGACCCCTTGGATTTGGAATTCCACGGCGATCGCAAGGGGGAAACCGTCGCCATCCAACCGGGACTCTATGGGGAAGAAATCCTGCTGCGACAAATGACCTTGCCGGTGCAATTGGGGCGGCAGATCCTGGGCTACTTACGGGTCAGTCATCCCTGGTTTGAGGTGACCAAGCCCATTCGCCAGCTTTTTTGGGACTTATGCAGCGGTTTAGCCTTGGTACTGGGGGCGGTCACCGCCATGGGCTGGTTTCTGTCGGGACTGGCCATACGTCCAGTGCAGGAGTCCTACCAACACCTGAAGCAGTTCACCGCCGATGCTTCCCATGAACTGCGCAACCCCATTGCCATTATCCAAGCCAATGTCCAAGCCACCTTGGCGGAACCCCTACCCGATGCCCATGTGCAGCAGCAATTGCAGGTGGTGGAGCGCTTAACCCGACGCTTGGGGCGGTTGGTGGATGACTTACTGTTTTTGGCACGACAGGACAGCGGCATGGTGCAGCCCCAATGGAGCCGGGTTGATTTGGATGAGGTGCTGCTGGAGGTGGTGGAAGAACAGGAAGCCAACGCCCTCGATCGCCAGATCACCATTAGTCTGGACTTTCCCGATATCCCCCCCGGCCCTGGTGACGACAACAGCGATCCTCTATCCCCGGCCCGCCCCCCGAACTCCGCTCCCGGATCCCCAGAACCCCAGGGTCTGGTGACGGAAACCGGGTTTCAGTTGCGGGGCGATCGCGAACAACTAGCCCGACTGTTCACCAATCTAATCAGCAATGCCATCCAATACACCCCCCAGGGGGGAGAAGTACAGGTGATTTTGCACCAGGACCCTCCCGTAGTGGTGCGGGGCAAGGGGCTGGCCACCTGGGGGGTGGCGGTGGTGGATACGGGGGCGGGCATTGCGGCGGAGGATCTGCCCCATGTCTTCGATCGCTTTTACCGGGTCGATCCGGCCCGTTGCCGCCAAGGTAGCCAAGGTTCCGGTCTCGGCTTGGCCATTGTTCAGGCGATCGCCCAAGCCCACCAGGGTCACGTCCAAGTCCAAAGCCAACTGCACCAGGGCAGTCGCTTTACGGTCACCTTACCGGCCCTCCCTGGGGAGTAA
- a CDS encoding NUDIX domain-containing protein, whose translation MTYRNPTPTVDLVIELVDRIHRPILLIERLNPPHGWALPGGFVDYGESVETAAVREAEEETGLAVVLVEQFQVYSQPQRDPRQHTLSVVFIATATGTPQAGDDAQKVQIFDLWALPTMLCFDHDRILADYCAYRFHGHRPRLQEP comes from the coding sequence GTGACTTATCGTAATCCCACCCCTACGGTTGATTTGGTGATTGAGTTGGTGGATCGGATCCACCGTCCCATTCTGTTGATTGAGCGCCTCAATCCCCCCCATGGCTGGGCCTTGCCCGGTGGGTTTGTGGACTATGGGGAGTCGGTGGAAACGGCGGCAGTACGGGAGGCCGAGGAGGAAACGGGCTTAGCTGTGGTCTTGGTGGAGCAGTTTCAGGTCTATTCCCAGCCCCAGCGAGATCCCCGTCAACATACCCTCAGTGTGGTCTTCATTGCCACGGCCACGGGCACCCCCCAGGCGGGGGATGATGCCCAAAAGGTGCAGATTTTTGACCTGTGGGCACTGCCGACAATGTTATGTTTTGACCACGATCGCATTCTGGCGGACTACTGTGCCTACCGGTTCCATGGCCACCGTCCCCGTTTGCAGGAGCCTTAA
- a CDS encoding DUF262 domain-containing protein — MSLAYCLDTLSKLENKMPKKQNVPIDTEITTTRRDEAEAEIRDKQKPIDYDTKEYPVEILVQKYDEGRSEDENELFIPDYQREMAWDDARQSKFIESVLLGLPIPYIFVADIPDKENEGRLEIIDGSQRIRTLAKFLSNELKLSKLEKLEKLNDFRFSDLSLPRQRRFKRTTLRMIQLTEKATEDIRRDMFERINTGSVVLNDMEKRRGIQRGPFLNFIHQLSQNDDFLELCPFTSNDIDRREPQEFVLRFFAYLNNYQNFKRQVNKFLNEYLETNNNDNFDEQKMKAEFESMLSFVRTYFPHGFRKGEKHTTTPRIRFEAIAVGTALALREENDLKPNSMTWLNSPEFKEYTTSDASNSKPKVKKRIEYVRDQLLGKP; from the coding sequence ATGAGCCTCGCTTACTGTCTTGATACCCTGTCGAAGCTGGAGAACAAGATGCCAAAAAAACAAAACGTACCAATAGACACGGAAATCACGACTACAAGAAGAGATGAAGCTGAGGCAGAAATACGAGATAAGCAGAAACCGATAGATTATGATACAAAAGAATACCCAGTAGAAATACTAGTGCAGAAGTATGACGAAGGACGATCTGAAGATGAAAACGAATTATTCATCCCAGACTATCAGCGAGAGATGGCTTGGGATGATGCAAGACAGTCGAAGTTTATTGAATCTGTGCTGCTAGGGCTACCTATTCCGTATATTTTTGTAGCCGATATTCCTGACAAAGAGAATGAGGGGCGATTGGAAATCATAGACGGGAGTCAACGTATCCGCACCCTAGCTAAATTTCTCAGTAATGAGTTAAAGCTATCGAAGCTTGAAAAGTTAGAAAAGTTAAATGACTTCAGGTTTTCTGATTTATCGCTTCCTCGTCAACGGCGTTTTAAGAGAACTACCTTACGGATGATTCAATTAACTGAAAAAGCGACTGAAGATATCCGCAGAGATATGTTTGAGCGTATTAATACAGGTAGTGTGGTGTTGAATGATATGGAAAAGCGCAGAGGGATACAGCGTGGACCATTTCTTAATTTTATTCATCAGCTATCCCAAAATGATGACTTTCTGGAGTTGTGCCCATTCACATCCAATGATATTGATAGACGTGAGCCGCAAGAGTTCGTACTGAGATTCTTTGCTTATCTAAATAACTACCAGAATTTCAAACGTCAGGTCAATAAATTTCTCAATGAGTATTTAGAAACTAATAATAACGATAATTTTGATGAGCAGAAAATGAAGGCGGAGTTTGAATCAATGCTTAGCTTCGTAAGAACTTATTTCCCCCATGGGTTTCGCAAAGGTGAAAAGCATACTACAACTCCTCGGATTAGATTTGAAGCTATTGCTGTAGGCACTGCACTGGCTTTAAGGGAAGAAAATGATCTTAAGCCAAATTCAATGACATGGCTAAACTCTCCAGAATTCAAGGAATACACCACATCTGACGCAAGTAATTCCAAGCCTAAAGTTAAAAAACGCATTGAATATGTACGCGATCAACTTCTCGGCAAACCATGA
- a CDS encoding Npun_R2479 family HD domain-containing metalloprotein codes for MFNATELLITAFVQQLKEGYHRTYGGWKRDYEDIIGWVGSMALENIANSDALYHNVEHTILVTLVGQELLRGKHIREGKVTCEDWLHFIISLVCHDIGYVKKVCRLDRDNLYATGKGDQLVPLPPGSTDAGLTPYHVDRAKLFVDERFGGHKLIDAELVKRNIELTRFPVPSAEDHQDTINFPGLLRASDLIGQLSDPRYLKKIAALYYEFEETGVNKHLGYKNPDDLRNNYPKFYWNGVYPYVRDAVGYLSLTQQGKQIIANLHSNVFMVEHLDSSNS; via the coding sequence ATGTTTAACGCGACCGAGCTGCTGATTACTGCGTTTGTGCAACAGCTTAAAGAGGGGTATCACAGAACCTATGGTGGCTGGAAACGGGATTATGAGGACATCATCGGCTGGGTCGGCTCCATGGCCTTGGAAAACATTGCCAACAGCGATGCCCTGTATCACAACGTCGAACACACGATTTTAGTGACCCTGGTGGGCCAGGAGCTGCTGCGGGGTAAACATATCCGGGAAGGGAAAGTGACCTGCGAAGACTGGTTACACTTTATTATTTCCCTGGTCTGCCACGACATTGGCTATGTCAAAAAGGTCTGCCGCCTCGATCGCGACAACCTCTATGCCACCGGTAAAGGGGATCAACTGGTGCCCTTGCCCCCCGGTTCCACCGATGCGGGTTTAACCCCTTACCATGTCGATCGGGCCAAACTGTTTGTGGATGAGCGCTTTGGGGGCCACAAGCTCATTGATGCGGAATTGGTGAAGCGCAACATTGAACTGACCCGCTTCCCCGTCCCTTCCGCTGAGGATCACCAGGACACCATAAATTTCCCTGGGTTACTGCGGGCTTCGGACCTGATTGGCCAACTCAGCGATCCCCGTTACCTCAAGAAAATCGCCGCCCTCTACTATGAGTTTGAGGAAACCGGGGTAAATAAGCACCTGGGCTATAAAAATCCCGATGATCTCCGCAATAACTACCCTAAATTCTACTGGAATGGGGTCTATCCCTATGTGCGGGATGCGGTGGGCTATTTGTCCCTCACCCAACAGGGCAAGCAAATCATCGCCAACCTCCACTCCAATGTCTTTATGGTGGAGCATTTGGATTCCAGCAATAGCTAA
- a CDS encoding MAE_28990/MAE_18760 family HEPN-like nuclease: MTSTLIQDFNERSKEVSKYFILLKSLEQGTTQLSMGSNGNSSKIKGIDPDLLKTLKASGFLLLYNLVESTMRNVIESVFDRLKRDGVSYDQIRPELKKIILKNLKNANPDIISKHTAAISVDIITAGFNKEKLFSGNIDQRKIRETASEYGFSYETDYIIGIGNDLLAIKANRNDLAHGIKSFTEVGRDQTTDELLSIKTNVIKYLKQIIQNIETYLENSEYLDPASVNTL, from the coding sequence ATGACTAGTACCTTAATTCAAGATTTCAATGAACGCTCCAAAGAGGTGAGTAAATATTTCATCTTGTTGAAAAGTCTAGAGCAAGGTACAACTCAATTAAGTATGGGTAGCAACGGCAATAGTTCAAAAATAAAGGGTATTGATCCCGATCTTCTGAAAACTTTAAAAGCCAGTGGTTTTCTCTTGCTCTATAATTTGGTAGAATCCACTATGCGGAACGTCATCGAATCAGTTTTTGACAGACTAAAAAGAGACGGAGTTTCCTATGATCAAATTAGACCTGAACTTAAGAAAATTATTCTCAAAAATCTAAAAAACGCAAATCCTGATATAATCTCTAAACATACCGCAGCAATTTCCGTTGATATTATTACTGCTGGCTTTAACAAGGAAAAGTTGTTTTCAGGGAATATTGACCAGAGAAAAATAAGAGAAACTGCAAGTGAATATGGGTTTTCTTATGAAACTGACTATATAATTGGCATCGGCAATGATTTACTAGCTATTAAAGCAAATAGAAACGATTTGGCTCATGGAATCAAGTCTTTTACAGAAGTAGGGCGAGATCAAACCACAGATGAGCTTTTAAGCATCAAGACCAACGTAATTAAATATTTGAAGCAAATAATTCAGAATATTGAAACCTATCTCGAAAATTCTGAATATTTAGATCCTGCTTCGGTCAATACTCTCTAA
- the malQ gene encoding 4-alpha-glucanotransferase, with amino-acid sequence MSFPRTSGILLHPTSLPGPFGIGDLGPEAYRFIDFLAASHQKLWQILPLGAPGFGNSPYLAYSAMAGNPMLISPHHLLDQGLLEAADLENLPDLPQDVAAFDQAIALKLPLFRKAFHTFQTQASPAQQEALATFCNAKASWLEDYSLFMAVKEAHQGSGWTAWEPGLAKRDPGVLAQWRERLAEDIAFQKFLQFEFFNQWSALRTYANDRGVQIIGDIPIYVAHDSVDVWAHPENFCLNPKTGYAALMAGVPPDYFSETGQLWGNPVYNWDYLQQSQFAWWIQRFESLLDYVDIIRIDHFRGLQAYWVVPEGETTAMKGWWVEAPGYAFFNRIRDHFGKLPIIAEDLGIITPEVDALRDTFDFPGMKILQFSFDSGVENPYLPFNFAHANCVVYTGTHDNNTTVGWFSDRSLPEQWQVAQYLGHRSFHGIHWDLITLALGSVANQAITPLQDVLGLGTEARMNFPSQAAGNWNWRYRAEHLTPKLSDRLGQLTIAFGRA; translated from the coding sequence ATGTCCTTCCCCAGAACTAGTGGCATCCTCCTACACCCCACCTCCCTCCCCGGTCCCTTTGGCATCGGCGACCTGGGACCGGAAGCATACCGCTTCATCGATTTTCTAGCAGCCAGTCACCAAAAGCTGTGGCAGATTTTGCCCCTGGGGGCACCGGGGTTTGGCAACTCCCCCTACTTGGCCTATTCCGCCATGGCAGGCAACCCCATGCTCATCAGCCCCCATCACCTGCTGGACCAGGGACTGCTGGAGGCAGCGGATCTGGAAAATCTGCCCGATTTACCCCAGGATGTGGCGGCTTTTGATCAAGCAATAGCCCTAAAGTTGCCCCTGTTTCGCAAAGCCTTTCACACCTTTCAAACCCAAGCCAGCCCAGCCCAGCAGGAAGCCCTCGCCACCTTCTGTAACGCTAAGGCCAGTTGGCTGGAAGACTACAGCCTGTTTATGGCCGTGAAGGAGGCCCACCAGGGATCGGGCTGGACGGCCTGGGAGCCGGGACTGGCCAAGCGGGATCCGGGGGTGTTGGCGCAGTGGCGGGAACGGTTGGCGGAGGACATCGCCTTTCAGAAATTCTTGCAGTTTGAGTTTTTTAACCAATGGTCGGCCCTGCGCACCTACGCCAACGATCGGGGGGTACAGATCATTGGGGACATTCCCATCTATGTGGCCCATGACAGTGTGGATGTGTGGGCACACCCGGAAAATTTCTGTCTCAACCCGAAAACGGGCTATGCAGCCCTTATGGCGGGGGTTCCCCCAGATTATTTCAGCGAGACGGGCCAACTGTGGGGGAATCCGGTCTATAACTGGGATTATCTCCAACAGAGTCAGTTTGCCTGGTGGATTCAGCGGTTCGAGTCCCTGCTGGACTATGTGGATATTATTCGCATTGACCACTTCCGGGGGCTACAGGCTTATTGGGTCGTGCCGGAGGGAGAAACCACGGCGATGAAGGGCTGGTGGGTGGAAGCGCCCGGTTATGCCTTTTTTAACCGCATTCGGGATCATTTTGGCAAGTTGCCCATTATTGCCGAGGATTTAGGCATCATTACCCCCGAAGTGGATGCCCTGCGGGATACCTTCGATTTCCCCGGCATGAAAATCCTGCAATTTTCCTTTGATTCAGGGGTGGAAAATCCCTATTTGCCCTTCAATTTTGCCCATGCCAATTGTGTGGTCTACACCGGCACCCATGACAACAACACGACGGTGGGCTGGTTTAGCGATCGCTCCCTCCCGGAACAATGGCAGGTGGCCCAATACCTGGGGCACCGCAGTTTCCATGGCATCCACTGGGATTTGATTACCCTGGCCCTGGGCAGTGTGGCCAATCAGGCCATTACCCCCCTCCAGGATGTGTTGGGGCTGGGGACGGAGGCCCGCATGAATTTCCCCAGTCAGGCGGCGGGCAATTGGAACTGGCGCTACCGGGCGGAACATCTAACCCCTAAGTTAAGCGATCGCCTTGGCCAGTTAACCATCGCCTTTGGCCGCGCCTAG
- a CDS encoding DNA cytosine methyltransferase, protein MIDNISVIDLFCGAGGLTYGFEQAGLPVKVGYDIDPNCKFPYEYNNNSKFILQDINCVTKHDLEKHFSGSSVKVLAGCAPCQPFSSYARRYSDKESKWKLLLDFARLVQECKPEIVSMENVIQLKYHSVFMEFIQVLETLKYSIKFYEVNCLNYGVPQTRKRLVLLASKLGEIELSSPTHDPEGYETVRQAIEHLDPLGAGEISVIDRLHQCSKLSDLNLRRIRASRPGGTWRDWPEDLVAQCHTKKSGKTYPGVYGRMEWDKPSPTITTQCFGFGNGRFGHPEQDRAISLREAALLQTFPLSYQFVESEKPVIFNQIGRLVGNAVPVKLARVIAKSILEHIRNFDLESIDRSRI, encoded by the coding sequence ATGATCGACAATATTTCTGTGATTGATCTATTCTGTGGCGCTGGTGGGTTGACTTATGGGTTTGAACAAGCAGGTCTTCCAGTTAAGGTTGGGTATGACATTGATCCAAATTGCAAGTTTCCCTATGAATATAACAATAATTCTAAATTTATATTACAGGATATAAATTGCGTTACTAAGCATGACTTAGAGAAACACTTTTCTGGCAGTTCAGTTAAAGTGTTAGCAGGTTGTGCTCCTTGCCAGCCCTTCTCCAGTTATGCAAGGCGTTACTCTGATAAAGAGTCTAAATGGAAGCTGCTGCTGGATTTTGCCCGCTTAGTTCAAGAGTGTAAGCCAGAAATTGTTTCGATGGAGAATGTAATTCAGTTAAAATATCACTCTGTTTTCATGGAATTTATTCAAGTCCTAGAGACTTTGAAGTATTCAATTAAATTTTATGAAGTTAACTGCTTAAATTATGGCGTTCCTCAGACTCGCAAAAGGTTAGTCTTGTTAGCATCAAAATTGGGAGAAATAGAGTTAAGTTCTCCAACCCATGATCCTGAAGGATATGAAACAGTCCGTCAAGCTATTGAACACTTAGATCCCTTAGGGGCAGGAGAAATATCTGTAATAGATCGATTACATCAGTGCAGCAAATTGTCTGACTTAAATCTTCGACGTATTCGTGCTTCCAGACCGGGCGGAACTTGGCGAGACTGGCCTGAGGATCTAGTCGCTCAGTGCCATACCAAAAAAAGTGGTAAAACCTATCCAGGAGTATATGGCCGTATGGAGTGGGATAAACCTAGCCCAACTATCACAACTCAATGCTTTGGCTTTGGCAATGGGCGTTTTGGGCATCCTGAACAAGATAGAGCAATATCCCTTAGGGAGGCAGCATTATTACAAACTTTTCCATTAAGCTATCAATTTGTAGAATCTGAAAAGCCTGTGATTTTTAATCAAATAGGTCGGCTAGTGGGTAATGCTGTTCCTGTGAAACTAGCTAGAGTTATCGCCAAAAGTATTCTAGAACACATTAGGAACTTTGATTTAGAGAGTATTGACCGAAGCAGGATCTAA